The Deinococcus sp. YIM 134068 genome contains the following window.
TCCTGGGATAAAGGGTGCTCAGAAGCTGGTGGAGCGAGGCGGGCAGGGGTGCCATACGAACCTCGAAACGTTGGGGTGGGCGTCCGGGGACGCTCAGAGAATGCTGGCGACGCTCTGGGCGGCGTCGCGGGCTTCCATGTGCAGCAGGCCCAGATTGACGCCGGTCGGGGCCACGACCGCCAGCACGCCCTTGTGCCCGGCGGCGTAGATGTAGACCTGGCCGCTCGCGCCACTCACGCTCATGTCGGTGAGCTGGCCCGAGCCGAGGGTGTCGTTGATACGCTTGCCCAGACCCAGGGCAGTCGCGGCCATCGCGGCGACGCGGTTGGGGTCGGTGCCGTCCCCCATCGTCTGGGCGATAGGCAGACCGTCCACAGTGGCGATTAAGGCACCGCGCAGCTCGGGCATGGCGGAGCGCAGGCCGGTGAGGGTGGAGTTCAGGAGTTCTTGCTTGCTGAGGGTGGCGGTCATGGTGAGGTCCTTTCGGGGAGGGGAAGACTTCCGGTCACGACAGGGCGGGAGATGGGGCGAGGGGAGCGAGTTGCAGTTCGAGCAGATGGGCGAGCACCCGGTGCGCGTCGTCCGGGGCGGTGGCGTTCAGCCCCACCACCTGGGTCTCGGGCAGGCCGAAGTACAGGGCCACGTCGGCCGGAGCCCACACGCGCGGCTGGTCCTGCCGGGTCACGCCGACCAGGAAGGGCACCGGGACGCGGGTGGTGATGAAGTCGAGGATGTTGCGGGCGTGCCCGAAGTCCTGGGGACGGTCTCCGGCGACGAGCAGCAGCAGGCCCAGCGCGCCCTCACACAGCACCTCCCACATGA
Protein-coding sequences here:
- a CDS encoding roadblock/LC7 domain-containing protein — protein: MTATLSKQELLNSTLTGLRSAMPELRGALIATVDGLPIAQTMGDGTDPNRVAAMAATALGLGKRINDTLGSGQLTDMSVSGASGQVYIYAAGHKGVLAVVAPTGVNLGLLHMEARDAAQSVASIL
- a CDS encoding GTP-binding protein — protein: MTGLQAPLKLVVSGPVGAGKTTLVQTLSQTPVVATEAEASENIGKRHTTVAFDFGTLRLGGQELHLYGTPGQDRFSFMWEVLCEGALGLLLLVAGDRPQDFGHARNILDFITTRVPVPFLVGVTRQDQPRVWAPADVALYFGLPETQVVGLNATAPDDAHRVLAHLLELQLAPLAPSPALS